A DNA window from Hoplias malabaricus isolate fHopMal1 chromosome 5, fHopMal1.hap1, whole genome shotgun sequence contains the following coding sequences:
- the plekhn1 gene encoding probable pleckstrin homology domain-containing family N member 1 encodes MGSSMSCVPQHNFRFSSKSFIRRNSSRLFRKKNPQEGQEKSNSIINILCTVTPRKEMSPKDLQAIENIKWDPALAYDPVSGWKKSSINVKNYGRMIHSSKVRFRFVHCQDVHDCYLDLFQTHLHFVSNNTTGLTYQGTLPLKELTICKVKNRNSFGDPQDFAFQINGVSLNPIIVYCSSQEDMDNWFGLLKEHIEANGGNATAPENYGRIKVHKIEQSTEGKEELRNSISKEPIYEWEGSHRESLGSITYVTKVCLQHLPCQEQYDRLLVMYPTNLIILSEENDGLFYKGKLPLNMITVTTPCQDIKPNTFMIEGKMINPIVVSCPNTSEFREWIQHFKCADVPILSPPPPVYDIIYTPTQREAPAIDRWSSGSRGGSVQLQRSQSGRGSHELQLPRCDDNPLSPGYTEPLCYVSSRPGSSETQYSVRLGSRSNSMSSQTRPAADLMSHRYSSPQRSSILSNNDPMSPVYTTPYSAMHQHTHVQRTEKAPLIKSNSWSTPQSSIKYQLSVPHRHSDMAAPRKPLSPLYDDPTTPGMYPLEEGSAKALHSSQASVERHCPPLLPASFRLCTPPPGRKNRGVPLQEREGDSMEWAVEKRAQAVSRLKLLTAPNVPNKASQHNYISQRAFPGLSAAETRAMPYSHSPDDNSYLEPVEPDDQEIDYDNIWEFDCSNGMIQGLPGISPHLTQHGFSAPGLGAMATQQRWS; translated from the exons ATGGGGAGCAGTATGTCATGCGTCCCTCAGCACAACTTCAggttctccagcaagagcttcaTACGCCGGAACAG CAGCCGACTGTTTCGCAAGAAAAATCCACAGGAAGGTCAAGAGAAGTCCAACAGCATCATCAACATTCTCTGCACCGTCACACCAAGAAAG GAAATGTCACCTAAAGACCTTCAGGCCATCGAGAATATCAAATGGGACCCTGCACTCGCTTATGATCCAGtcagtggctggaaaaagagTAGCATCAACGTGAAGAATTACGGCAGGATGATCCACAGCTCCAAAGTGCGCTTCCGATTCGTCCACTGCCAG GATGTACATGACTGCTACTTGGACCTCTTCCAGACTCATCTCCACTTTGTCTCTAACAACACCACTGGACTCACGTATCAG GGGACACTTCCTTTGAAAGAACTCACTATTTGCAAggtgaaaaacagaaacagcttTGGAGATCCACAGGACTTTGCATTCCAAATAAATG GTGTTAGCTTGAACCCTATTATCGTTTACTGCTCAAGTCAAGAGGACATGGACAACTGGTTTGGACTTCTGAAGGAACACATAGAGGCCAATGGTGGCAATGCAACGGCACCAGAAAACTACGGCAGGATCAAG GTCCATAAAATAGAGCAATCCACGGAGGGCAAAGAGGAGCTGAGGAATTCCATCAGTAAGGAGCCCATCtatgagtgggaggggtcacacagagagagcctTGGCTCAATCACTTACGTCACTAAAGTTTGCCTACAGCATCTGCCCTGCCAG GAGCAGTATGACAGACTGCTGGTCATGTACCCTACCAATCTTATTATACTGTCAGAGGAGAATGATGGACTCTTCTACAAG GGAAAACTTCCTCTGAACATGATAACAGTCACCACCCCGTGCCAGGACATCAAGCCAAACACGTTCATGATTGAAG GAAAAATGATCAACCCCATTGTCGTCTCATGTCCAAACACAAGTGAGTTCCGTGAATGGATTCAACACTTCAAATGTGCTGACGTCCCCATCCTCAGCCCACCTCCTCCAGTCTATGACATCATCTACACTCCGACTCAGAGAGAG GCTCCAGCGATAGACAGATGGAGCAGTGGGAGCCGGGGGGGCTCCGTCCAACTCCAGCGATCCCAGAGTGGACGCGGATCTCATGAGCTGCAGTTGCCCCGGTGTGATGACAATCCTCTTTCCCCTGGTTACACTGAACCCCTCTGT TATGTTTCCAGCAGACCCGGCTCCTCTGAAACACAGTACTCGGTGCGATTGGGCAGCAGGAGTAACAGCATGTCATCTCAGACCAGGCCTGCAGCAGACCTCATGTCTCATCGCTATTCGTCTCCTCAGCGCTCCTCAATCCTGTCCAATAATGACCCCATGTCTCCAGTCTACACCACTCCCTACAGTGCAATGCACCAACACACCCATGTACAGCGCACTGAGAAAGCCCCACTCATTAAG TCCAACAGCTGGAGCACTCCTCAGAGCTCCATAAAGTACCAGCTCTCTGTTCCCCACCGGCACTCAGACATGGCGGCCCCCCGCAAGCCCCTCTCGCCCCTATACGATGACCCCACCACCCCTGGGATGTACCCACTGGAAGAGGGATCAGCAAAGGCATTG CATTCCTCCCAGGCTTCTGTGGAACGACACTGCCCTCCGCTCCTCCCGGCTTCCTTCCGCCTTTGTACGCCTCCTCCAGGCCGCAAAAACAGAGGCGTCCCACTTCAGGAGCGTGAAGGGGACAGTATGGAGTGGGCAGTGGAGAAGCGTGCCCAAGCAGTGTCCAGACTGAAGCTGCTGACCGCTCCCAATGTCCCCAACAAAGCCTCACAGCACAACTACATTTCACAG AGAGCTTTCCCAGGACTTTCTGCTGCAGAGACACGAGCCATGCCTTACAGTCATTCGCCAG ATGACAACTCCTATCTGGAGCCAGTGGAACCGGATGACCAGGAAATAGACTATGACAACATTTGGGAGTTTGACTGCAGTAACGGGATGATTCAAGGCCTGCCTGGAATTtcaccacacctgacacagCACGGCTTCTCCGCTCCAGGCCTCGGCGCTATGGCAACACAGCAGAGATGGTCATAA